In Legionella lytica, one genomic interval encodes:
- a CDS encoding PaaI family thioesterase, which produces MSPTFRFKLFFWYFCHFKVAMIGYLKPRLIKIDEEEIVICLPLRRRSRNHLNSMYFGALSVGADLAGGIHGFYHAERAQCKVSLVFKSFQAQFLRRPESDVYFVCTDGAQVKAMLEETQKTKERVNRPINIGAYTDYPGLTNKVADFTLELSVKVVS; this is translated from the coding sequence ATGAGCCCTACTTTTCGTTTCAAATTATTTTTCTGGTATTTCTGTCATTTTAAAGTGGCGATGATCGGCTACTTAAAACCACGGCTAATAAAAATAGATGAAGAAGAAATTGTTATTTGTCTTCCGCTGAGAAGACGCAGCCGTAACCATTTAAACTCAATGTACTTTGGCGCATTATCTGTTGGCGCAGACTTAGCGGGTGGAATCCATGGTTTTTATCATGCGGAACGGGCTCAATGTAAGGTTTCATTAGTATTTAAATCATTTCAAGCACAATTTTTACGCCGTCCGGAATCAGATGTTTATTTTGTATGCACAGATGGAGCACAGGTCAAAGCGATGTTAGAAGAAACGCAAAAAACAAAAGAACGGGTAAATAGGCCAATCAACATAGGAGCCTATACCGATTATCCAGGCTTAACCAATAAGGTGGCTGATTTTACGTTAGAATTATCAGTAAAAGTGGTTTCATAA
- the uvrA gene encoding excinuclease ABC subunit UvrA — protein MQTISIRGARTHNLKNLDLDLPRDQLIVITGLSGSGKSSLAFDTLYAEGQRRYVESLSAYARQFLSMMEKPDVDSIEGLSPAISIEQKATSHNPRSTVGTITEVYDYLRLLYARVGEPRCPTHHVRLHAQTVSQMVDQVMTLPADSKVMILAPVVRERKGEQVQLFQQLQAKGYVRARIDGELYELDSPPKLGLRTKHTIEVVIDRFKVRPEIEQRLSESFENALNLAEGLAIVASMDNQFTDLVFSSKFACPECGYSLSELEPRLFSFNNPVGACPSCDGLGVDQFFDPERVIHDATASLAEGAIRGWDKKTNYYFSMLESLAQHYGFNTDTAFCDLPQEMQEIILYGSGRDVIEFNYHRPNGGFMLKRHAFEGVIPNMQRRYRESDSGMIREELAKYLSSRPCQTCSGTRLREEARNVFIDDKNLPEISAYSIEKSYEFFKNLRLTGYKGEIASKINKEIVERLGFLVNVGLDYLSLTRSAETLSGGEAQRIRLASQIGSGLVGVMYILDEPSIGLHQRDNDRLLKTLMHLRNQGNTVIVVEHDEDAIRSADFVLDIGPGAGVHGGEIVARGTPEEVMQNPASLTGQYLSGKQAIVVPKERLPVNPEKMIHLKGVNCNNLKQVSVSIPLGLMTCITGVSGSGKSSLINDTLYPIAANQLNRASLFTPGAVKEISGLNLCDKVIDIDQSPIGRTPRSNPATYTGLFTHVRDLFAGTPEARARGYQPGRFSFNVRGGRCEACQGDGLIKVEMHFLPDIYVACDVCQGKRYNRETLDIQYKGKNIHEVLEMTVEDACTFFAAIPVLARKCQTLVDVGLSYIKLGQSATTLSGGEAQRIKLARELSKRGTGSTLYILDEPTTGLHFHDTRQLLSVLFRLREQGNTIVIIEHNLDVIKTADWIIDLGPEGGSKGGLVVATGTPEHVAESPQSYTGQFLKPLLNKK, from the coding sequence ATGCAAACTATCAGTATTCGTGGTGCACGAACCCATAATCTCAAAAACCTTGATTTAGACTTACCTCGAGATCAGTTAATTGTTATTACTGGTTTATCAGGCTCAGGCAAGTCTTCATTGGCCTTTGATACGCTTTATGCCGAAGGACAGCGACGTTATGTTGAATCATTGTCAGCTTATGCCAGACAATTCTTATCCATGATGGAAAAACCGGATGTTGATTCTATTGAAGGTTTATCGCCAGCTATTTCGATAGAACAAAAAGCAACCTCACATAACCCTCGTTCTACGGTAGGGACTATTACCGAGGTTTATGACTATTTACGCCTACTTTACGCCCGCGTTGGTGAGCCTCGTTGTCCAACACATCATGTGCGTTTGCATGCACAAACAGTCAGTCAAATGGTGGATCAGGTGATGACCTTACCTGCTGATTCCAAAGTGATGATTTTGGCGCCGGTAGTGCGTGAGCGGAAGGGAGAGCAAGTACAGTTATTCCAACAGTTACAAGCGAAGGGCTATGTGCGGGCGCGTATTGATGGGGAGTTGTATGAGCTTGATTCGCCGCCAAAACTTGGCCTTCGCACGAAGCATACTATTGAGGTAGTGATTGATCGTTTTAAGGTAAGACCCGAAATTGAACAACGCTTAAGTGAGTCTTTTGAAAATGCGTTGAACTTGGCTGAGGGGCTCGCAATCGTCGCCTCCATGGATAATCAATTTACTGATTTGGTATTTTCTTCCAAATTTGCGTGTCCTGAATGCGGTTATAGTTTGAGTGAACTTGAACCACGCCTTTTCTCTTTTAATAATCCTGTTGGTGCTTGCCCTTCTTGTGATGGCTTGGGAGTGGATCAGTTCTTTGATCCTGAACGCGTAATTCATGATGCTACGGCCAGCCTGGCAGAAGGAGCTATTCGTGGTTGGGATAAAAAGACCAATTATTACTTCTCTATGTTGGAATCATTGGCGCAGCATTATGGTTTTAATACGGACACCGCTTTTTGTGACCTTCCTCAAGAAATGCAGGAGATCATTTTATATGGTAGTGGCCGTGACGTAATTGAGTTTAATTACCATCGACCCAATGGTGGTTTTATGTTGAAGCGGCATGCATTTGAAGGTGTCATTCCTAATATGCAACGTCGTTATCGGGAGTCCGATTCCGGGATGATCCGGGAAGAGCTTGCTAAATATTTATCTTCGCGCCCCTGTCAGACCTGTAGCGGCACACGGTTACGTGAAGAAGCACGTAATGTGTTCATTGATGATAAAAACTTACCGGAAATTTCCGCATATTCCATAGAAAAGTCATATGAGTTTTTTAAAAATTTGCGTTTAACCGGCTATAAGGGTGAAATTGCCTCCAAGATTAATAAAGAAATTGTGGAGCGCTTAGGCTTTTTAGTTAATGTCGGTTTAGATTATTTGTCTTTAACTCGTAGTGCGGAAACTTTATCTGGTGGTGAAGCACAACGTATACGTCTTGCGAGTCAAATTGGCTCGGGTTTGGTCGGGGTGATGTATATTTTAGACGAGCCTTCAATTGGTTTACATCAACGTGATAATGATCGTTTATTAAAAACCTTGATGCATTTACGTAATCAAGGTAATACCGTTATTGTGGTTGAGCATGATGAGGATGCTATTCGTAGTGCAGACTTTGTGTTGGATATTGGGCCTGGAGCGGGGGTTCATGGCGGTGAAATTGTTGCTCGTGGTACTCCAGAAGAGGTTATGCAGAATCCCGCATCGCTTACAGGACAATATTTGTCAGGCAAACAGGCAATAGTTGTGCCAAAAGAACGTTTGCCGGTTAATCCAGAGAAAATGATTCATTTAAAAGGAGTTAACTGCAATAACCTCAAACAGGTTAGTGTTAGTATTCCTTTAGGCTTGATGACTTGTATTACAGGGGTTTCCGGCTCAGGGAAGTCCAGTTTAATTAATGATACTTTGTATCCGATTGCTGCGAACCAGTTAAATCGAGCCAGCTTATTTACCCCAGGGGCGGTAAAAGAAATTTCAGGGTTGAATCTCTGTGACAAGGTAATTGATATTGATCAAAGCCCCATTGGTCGGACTCCGCGTTCAAACCCTGCGACTTATACGGGCCTATTTACACATGTTCGTGATTTATTTGCCGGAACTCCTGAGGCTAGAGCTCGGGGTTATCAACCAGGTCGTTTTAGCTTTAATGTTCGAGGTGGACGTTGTGAGGCTTGTCAGGGAGATGGACTCATTAAAGTGGAGATGCACTTTTTGCCGGATATTTATGTTGCCTGTGATGTGTGTCAGGGTAAGCGTTATAACCGAGAAACCTTGGATATTCAGTATAAGGGGAAGAATATTCATGAAGTTTTAGAAATGACAGTCGAAGATGCCTGTACCTTTTTTGCTGCTATCCCTGTTTTAGCCAGAAAATGTCAAACCTTGGTGGATGTTGGCCTGTCTTATATTAAATTAGGCCAAAGCGCCACTACCTTGTCAGGAGGAGAGGCTCAACGAATTAAACTGGCTCGTGAATTATCAAAGCGTGGCACCGGAAGTACTTTATACATCCTCGACGAACCAACTACGGGCCTGCATTTTCATGATACTCGCCAGTTGCTCTCAGTCTTATTCCGTTTGCGGGAACAGGGGAATACGATTGTTATTATTGAACATAATCTGGATGTGATAAAAACGGCGGACTGGATTATTGACTTAGGCCCGGAGGGAGGCAGTAAAGGAGGGCTTGTCGTTGCCACAGGAACCCCAGAGCACGTTGCCGAAAGTCCACAATCCTATACCGGACAATTTTTAAAACCACTTCTAAATAAGAAATAA
- a CDS encoding LemA family protein, whose translation MGTFFLALLVIIVLVVIWAIGIYNVLIQLIETINNDKKQIDIQLDRRFKVFESLIDTVKKYMDYEKTTLKDVVALRNQAQAAKAAGDEQGRIAAENGISQIASGLNVVFEQYPDLKANQNVMQLQEEIVNTENKLAYAKQAYNDAIERYNAKKKSFFESMVVNYFSSALNKEFVYWGLPEEQIQAREDYTVKL comes from the coding sequence ATGGGTACTTTCTTTCTTGCACTTTTAGTTATCATTGTTCTTGTAGTGATCTGGGCTATAGGTATTTATAACGTTTTAATCCAGTTAATAGAGACAATTAATAACGACAAAAAGCAAATCGATATTCAATTAGATCGACGATTTAAGGTATTCGAATCCCTCATTGATACCGTTAAAAAATACATGGATTACGAGAAAACGACGTTGAAAGATGTTGTGGCCTTACGTAATCAAGCGCAAGCGGCTAAAGCTGCAGGTGATGAGCAAGGTCGGATTGCCGCAGAGAATGGGATTTCTCAAATTGCATCGGGTCTTAATGTGGTTTTTGAACAATACCCTGATTTGAAAGCAAATCAAAATGTGATGCAATTGCAGGAAGAAATTGTGAATACTGAAAACAAATTAGCGTATGCCAAACAAGCATATAACGATGCAATTGAGCGCTATAATGCGAAGAAAAAGTCCTTCTTTGAATCAATGGTGGTGAACTATTTCTCTTCAGCATTGAATAAAGAGTTTGTTTACTGGGGGCTTCCTGAAGAACAAATTCAGGCTAGAGAAGACTACACTGTAAAACTTTGA
- the htpX gene encoding zinc metalloprotease HtpX, whose translation MSLADYHGSAGDWREQIRKNQRRTRTVIGLFVGVYFVVGFIADIVVLQTMYPGITVQQSMNALTHFRVIPYATLLMVGFAAISLLITYSLYDRIMLLGTEYREITPENAQNVQEQQLYNVVEEMTVAAGLQYVPKVFIIEADYMNAFASGYSEKSAMVAITRGLMDKLNRAELQAVMAHELSHIRHGDIKLTLTVAVLSNILLIVVDVLFYSVLFRRNGNDRRDNNQLFMVIMILRYVLPLITVLLTLFLSRTREYMADAGCVELMRDNEPMARALLKISSDHEQNADHYSEEYGNTAHEQVRQASYLFDPSDISAIKSLSSAFDTHPSIEQRLRALGFNRK comes from the coding sequence ATGAGTCTTGCTGACTATCATGGCAGTGCAGGTGACTGGCGCGAACAAATAAGAAAAAACCAGCGTAGGACGCGTACGGTAATTGGATTATTTGTTGGGGTTTACTTTGTTGTCGGTTTTATTGCGGATATCGTGGTTTTACAAACCATGTATCCAGGTATTACCGTACAACAAAGTATGAATGCATTGACTCATTTTCGAGTGATTCCCTACGCTACATTGCTAATGGTTGGTTTTGCGGCAATTTCTTTATTAATCACGTACTCGCTTTACGACCGCATTATGCTTTTAGGCACTGAGTATCGAGAGATAACCCCGGAAAACGCGCAAAATGTACAAGAACAGCAATTATATAATGTAGTGGAGGAAATGACTGTTGCTGCGGGCTTACAGTACGTGCCCAAGGTTTTTATTATCGAAGCAGATTATATGAATGCCTTTGCTAGTGGCTATAGTGAAAAGTCTGCGATGGTCGCTATCACACGCGGATTAATGGATAAATTGAACCGTGCTGAATTACAAGCCGTTATGGCACATGAATTAAGCCACATTCGCCATGGCGATATTAAATTAACCTTAACCGTAGCTGTTTTGAGCAATATTTTGCTTATTGTCGTCGATGTTTTATTTTATTCCGTTTTATTTAGACGTAATGGTAATGATCGACGTGATAACAATCAATTGTTCATGGTGATTATGATTCTGCGCTATGTCTTACCTTTAATTACTGTTTTATTAACCTTGTTTTTAAGCCGTACCCGTGAATACATGGCCGATGCAGGCTGTGTTGAATTAATGCGGGATAATGAGCCTATGGCCCGAGCTTTATTGAAGATTAGTTCTGATCATGAACAAAACGCAGATCATTATTCAGAAGAGTATGGGAATACTGCTCATGAACAAGTGCGTCAGGCATCCTATCTTTTCGACCCATCAGACATCTCTGCGATTAAATCCTTAAGCAGTGCTTTTGATACTCATCCGTCAATAGAGCAACGATTGCGTGCTTTGGGTTTTAATCGCAAGTAA
- a CDS encoding autotransporter outer membrane beta-barrel domain-containing protein, with protein MKKQAVILSLFLLGSGQIVCADALSRTRTEMVNETTSNVTGFLKKITPEFLYGYTDFHFKSSSSGNVNRYNGHSNLYSAGADHLSFGPSVMAGVYYFRVDTSLNSAFLLAPSPLTTTSQNIKNDTIFGHVLKIFTPQIYMDFAAGYGQNKINSYLTVAPGTVDETHAYARNGSDNWFVSANGIYRKSWQKFLLRANFGVLYSQIDTGPYSYKFPALETMVPILALRNKATLLMENAELGYFINPKLMPFINGGLFQVAQFSNSRPIVNSAITVNGSLPQLNMNKDGFRLGGGISYTHKNVTMRVEEKYYNASSTFHSFQTLAAIEYQFS; from the coding sequence ATGAAAAAGCAAGCGGTAATTCTGTCATTATTTTTATTAGGTAGTGGGCAAATAGTTTGTGCTGATGCATTGTCCAGAACACGAACTGAAATGGTTAATGAAACCACTAGTAATGTAACTGGTTTTTTGAAAAAGATAACTCCAGAATTCCTCTATGGATATACTGATTTTCACTTTAAATCATCTTCTTCGGGGAATGTAAACCGTTACAATGGGCATTCAAATCTTTATTCAGCTGGAGCGGATCATCTTTCCTTCGGCCCTAGCGTAATGGCAGGTGTTTACTATTTTCGAGTCGATACTTCATTAAACTCCGCTTTTTTGTTAGCACCGAGTCCGCTGACGACGACCTCTCAAAATATAAAGAATGATACGATTTTTGGTCACGTATTAAAGATTTTTACGCCGCAAATCTATATGGATTTCGCTGCAGGTTATGGACAAAACAAAATCAATAGCTACTTGACTGTTGCTCCTGGCACTGTAGATGAGACACATGCCTATGCCCGTAATGGTAGCGATAACTGGTTTGTTAGTGCTAATGGGATTTATAGAAAAAGCTGGCAAAAGTTTTTGCTAAGAGCAAATTTCGGTGTTTTATATAGCCAAATTGACACCGGTCCTTATTCTTATAAATTCCCTGCATTAGAAACTATGGTGCCTATTCTAGCTTTAAGGAATAAAGCAACCTTGTTAATGGAAAATGCAGAGCTTGGTTATTTTATTAATCCTAAATTAATGCCTTTTATTAATGGTGGTTTATTTCAAGTAGCTCAGTTCTCAAATAGCCGTCCTATTGTGAATTCTGCTATTACCGTTAATGGCAGTTTACCTCAATTAAACATGAATAAAGATGGTTTTCGTTTAGGCGGGGGAATTTCCTATACGCATAAGAATGTTACGATGCGTGTTGAGGAAAAATATTACAATGCGAGCAGCACATTCCACAGCTTCCAAACTTTGGCCGCTATAGAATACCAGTTTTCATAG
- a CDS encoding CHASE2 domain-containing protein, which yields MNAPQFLPKMLKSKLTQFSLGLFCTAFIFLADVIHLPLVSFLIDQLDDRIYDQIVQLNRRPHLPNPKVVIIDIDDRSVQQEGRWPWPRNKLAELINKLKGAGIVTIGMDMVMAEPEVNYALGLKDELLPLVPKLPPNQQQLPALLEAIAPHVDNDRIFAHSLLEHNVVLGFLFHNDQVVKKGALPSPLTTPNNTIIYRGDMPLYQFSGYNGCLPLFLEAATQAGSVANLPDSDGSVRHGLMIASYDNKLYATLSLAIAMNYLMVDHVTLTTTGSELSGIQMGAVFIPTNSRGQILIPFWGLPGTLPYYSATDIMQGNFNPNELQGAIAVVGSTMILLADLHQSPVAQSFPGVEMVGNMVQGIVGQQLVTQYNWHTFSARLYLLLLGFFFSCIFAFMGVTGMLVLAFISILATLAISVYLFVAKGLYVPLAFILVLITLQTVANYGYLFIMERRQKRKINQLFGQYVPEQYVKELIDSPEQYNMDGQERNMTVQFSDIRNFTSVSESLEASNVKRLLNTFFTPITEIIFSFRGTIDKYVGDMIVAFWGAPMVDDDHAYHAVMASLTMINSLPGINEKMVATGLPAVNIGVGLATGLMNVGDMGSEFRRAYTVLGDTVNLASRLQDLTKFYHVNILVSDGTHAADDRFVWRPVDKITVKGRKTGLVIYQPVGLRTEVDDAVVAELAEYQAALDDYYARNWSSAEKKFDILKSKSPEIYLYQMYLERIKGFEVEPPAEDWSGIYVHLHK from the coding sequence ATGAATGCTCCGCAGTTTTTGCCTAAAATGCTGAAATCCAAATTGACGCAATTTTCTCTTGGTCTTTTTTGTACAGCATTCATTTTTCTTGCGGATGTAATCCATCTTCCTTTAGTAAGCTTCCTTATTGATCAGCTAGATGACCGAATTTATGATCAAATTGTTCAATTAAATCGTCGCCCTCATTTACCGAATCCCAAAGTAGTGATCATTGATATTGATGATCGTTCAGTACAACAGGAGGGGCGCTGGCCCTGGCCGCGTAATAAGCTGGCCGAATTAATTAACAAATTAAAGGGAGCCGGGATCGTAACTATTGGTATGGATATGGTTATGGCTGAACCTGAAGTAAATTATGCCTTAGGTTTAAAGGATGAGTTATTGCCATTAGTTCCCAAACTCCCACCTAATCAACAGCAGCTCCCTGCTTTATTAGAGGCGATTGCGCCACATGTTGATAATGACCGTATTTTTGCTCATTCTTTATTGGAGCATAATGTTGTTTTGGGATTTTTGTTTCATAATGATCAAGTAGTTAAAAAAGGCGCTTTGCCATCACCCTTAACGACTCCAAATAATACGATTATCTATCGAGGCGATATGCCTCTTTATCAGTTTTCAGGTTATAACGGGTGTTTGCCTTTGTTTCTTGAGGCGGCTACTCAAGCGGGCTCGGTAGCGAATCTGCCTGACTCTGATGGCTCAGTGCGTCATGGCTTGATGATCGCAAGCTATGATAACAAGCTCTATGCTACCTTATCGTTGGCAATTGCAATGAATTATTTGATGGTTGATCACGTTACCTTGACCACTACGGGCAGTGAGTTAAGTGGAATCCAAATGGGGGCTGTGTTTATACCAACGAATTCTCGAGGTCAAATTCTTATTCCTTTCTGGGGACTTCCTGGGACATTACCTTACTATTCGGCAACGGATATTATGCAAGGCAATTTTAATCCCAATGAGCTACAAGGCGCCATTGCGGTGGTTGGCTCAACCATGATTTTGCTTGCCGATTTACATCAGTCTCCTGTTGCACAATCATTTCCGGGGGTGGAAATGGTAGGCAACATGGTGCAAGGCATCGTGGGGCAGCAGCTTGTTACCCAATATAATTGGCATACATTCAGTGCTCGCTTGTACCTATTATTATTAGGATTCTTTTTCTCCTGTATCTTCGCCTTTATGGGGGTTACAGGTATGTTAGTGTTGGCATTTATCAGTATATTGGCAACCTTGGCTATTTCCGTTTATCTTTTTGTCGCTAAAGGTTTGTATGTGCCCTTAGCTTTCATTCTGGTACTAATTACCCTTCAGACGGTGGCTAACTATGGTTATTTATTTATTATGGAGCGGCGGCAAAAGAGGAAAATCAATCAGCTGTTTGGTCAATATGTACCTGAGCAATATGTTAAAGAATTAATTGATTCTCCAGAACAATACAATATGGATGGACAAGAGCGAAATATGACCGTGCAGTTTAGTGATATACGCAATTTTACTAGTGTCAGTGAGTCGTTGGAGGCCTCTAATGTTAAGCGGCTATTAAATACATTTTTTACACCGATTACGGAAATAATTTTCAGTTTCCGCGGCACTATTGACAAATATGTAGGCGATATGATTGTTGCATTTTGGGGGGCTCCTATGGTTGATGATGATCATGCCTACCATGCAGTCATGGCTTCGTTAACCATGATAAATAGCTTGCCAGGAATCAATGAAAAAATGGTGGCAACAGGACTTCCTGCCGTAAATATTGGGGTGGGTTTGGCTACAGGATTAATGAACGTAGGTGACATGGGATCGGAATTCCGGCGAGCTTATACGGTTCTTGGCGATACGGTAAACCTTGCTTCACGATTACAAGATTTAACCAAATTTTATCATGTAAATATTTTAGTGAGTGATGGAACTCATGCTGCCGATGATCGATTTGTTTGGCGGCCCGTAGATAAAATAACGGTTAAAGGACGTAAAACGGGATTGGTTATCTATCAACCAGTTGGTTTGCGTACGGAGGTTGATGATGCAGTTGTGGCTGAATTGGCTGAATACCAAGCAGCTTTAGATGATTATTATGCACGTAACTGGTCGTCGGCAGAAAAGAAATTTGATATTCTGAAAAGCAAATCTCCGGAAATTTATTTGTATCAAATGTATCTTGAGCGCATTAAAGGATTCGAGGTGGAACCACCTGCTGAAGATTGGAGTGGTATTTATGTTCATCTACATAAATAA
- a CDS encoding FecR family protein, translating into MKRIILIGLLSMTTQVFAESAAKVLFTQNKVTASHGGSTRTLSRGSALEPGDEIVTAAEAAVHLQYSNGALVNIGSNSSYKIHAYAPKQSGVQIDAELTHGKLEIQNSGKIKETLKTPIVSLAILGTHIRVDATRSAKTKVNRKNKQCAGARAIENTYVQVLEGLVSARDKLLRPGKSVRVTCDRIVDAPFPPDGIVNSPLNSPGKIETMAGGAVADTNVSDEGALIATYVATNQVPGTVTTGSIDSIQAVTAIADLSLACSTGLP; encoded by the coding sequence ATGAAGAGAATAATTTTAATCGGACTTTTATCCATGACGACCCAGGTTTTCGCTGAGTCTGCTGCTAAAGTATTGTTTACTCAGAATAAGGTTACCGCCTCCCATGGTGGGAGTACACGTACTCTTTCGCGTGGTTCCGCTCTAGAACCAGGTGATGAAATTGTTACTGCAGCGGAAGCAGCCGTGCATCTTCAGTATTCAAATGGTGCTTTAGTGAACATTGGTTCAAACTCATCATATAAGATTCATGCATATGCTCCAAAGCAATCTGGTGTACAAATTGACGCAGAGTTAACTCATGGAAAATTAGAAATTCAAAATAGTGGAAAAATTAAAGAAACATTAAAAACCCCTATTGTATCTCTAGCTATTCTTGGAACCCATATCCGTGTTGATGCGACTCGTTCAGCGAAGACAAAGGTTAATCGTAAAAATAAGCAATGTGCTGGAGCACGTGCCATCGAAAATACGTACGTCCAGGTTCTTGAGGGATTAGTTTCTGCTCGTGATAAGCTTTTAAGACCAGGAAAAAGTGTACGTGTTACCTGTGATCGTATTGTCGATGCTCCATTCCCACCAGATGGTATTGTTAATTCGCCATTAAACTCACCAGGAAAAATTGAAACTATGGCTGGAGGAGCTGTTGCGGATACCAACGTTTCAGACGAAGGGGCTTTAATTGCGACTTATGTTGCTACAAACCAGGTCCCAGGTACGGTTACGACTGGTAGCATTGATTCCATCCAGGCGGTTACTGCTATTGCAGATCTTTCTCTCGCTTGTAGTACTGGTTTACCTTAG
- a CDS encoding ABC transporter permease codes for MAIKKQLVSLYTLVRREIVRMFRIASQVFLPPVITTTLYFLIFGSLIGPRIGEIQGVSYPMFIAPGLIMMSVIVNAYGNVSSSLYSVRFQKSIDEMLISPMHNSFLLLGYVLGGMVRGLIVAILVYLIACFFLTVQLSHLPLTLLVVLLVSAVFSLAGFTNAMLARNFDDIMIIPTFVLTPLTYLGGVFYSTEMLPNFWQKVSLLNPILYMVNALRQAMIGQSEVGMGLAMSIICIMLVLLVALNLFLLRKGVGLRE; via the coding sequence ATGGCCATTAAAAAACAACTTGTTTCTTTATACACGCTAGTACGACGTGAAATTGTACGGATGTTTCGTATTGCTAGCCAGGTTTTTTTGCCTCCGGTTATCACAACTACTCTTTATTTTTTGATTTTTGGTAGCTTAATTGGGCCTCGCATTGGTGAAATCCAGGGAGTTAGTTACCCCATGTTTATTGCCCCTGGCTTAATTATGATGTCAGTAATTGTTAACGCCTATGGCAACGTATCGTCTTCGCTGTATAGTGTACGCTTTCAAAAAAGTATTGATGAAATGTTAATTAGCCCTATGCATAATAGCTTCTTGTTGCTGGGATATGTGTTGGGAGGTATGGTACGTGGTTTAATCGTTGCGATTTTAGTTTATCTTATTGCCTGCTTTTTTCTAACGGTGCAATTAAGTCATCTACCCTTGACCTTATTGGTTGTCTTACTGGTTTCCGCAGTATTTTCCTTAGCAGGATTTACGAATGCTATGCTTGCACGTAATTTTGATGACATTATGATTATTCCCACCTTTGTGCTAACCCCGCTAACCTATTTAGGCGGTGTCTTTTACAGCACAGAAATGCTACCGAACTTTTGGCAAAAGGTATCTCTTTTAAATCCAATTTTATATATGGTTAATGCACTTAGACAAGCAATGATTGGCCAAAGCGAAGTCGGCATGGGCTTAGCGATGAGTATCATTTGCATCATGCTCGTTTTATTAGTGGCATTAAATCTGTTTTTATTAAGAAAAGGGGTTGGCTTACGGGAGTAA
- a CDS encoding ABC transporter ATP-binding protein, whose translation MHALDIKQLSKTYANGVQALNGIDLTIKTGDFFALLGANGAGKSTTIGLISTLLTKTSGAISICGYDLEKDAEKAKSCLGLVPQEINLNIFETCLQVLLSQAGYYGISRKNALPKAEELLKQLGLWDKRNSIVRHLSGGMKRRLMIARALVHQPRVLILDEPTAGVDIEIRHSMWEFLTRTNKEGTTIILTTHYLEEAEQLCKNIAIIDKGQIIKNSSMKALLQTLRHQTFIFNIEQPIHSLPDVSPLLATLIDCNTLEIRVDSHDSLNTVFTILSKHGINISSMRNKTNRLEELFLDLIKNGH comes from the coding sequence ATGCATGCCTTAGACATTAAACAACTATCTAAAACTTATGCCAATGGAGTTCAAGCTCTTAACGGTATTGATTTAACAATCAAAACAGGTGATTTTTTTGCCCTACTTGGGGCTAATGGCGCAGGAAAATCGACTACGATTGGCCTAATCAGCACCTTACTTACAAAAACCTCTGGTGCAATTAGTATTTGTGGCTATGACCTGGAAAAAGATGCTGAAAAAGCAAAATCATGTCTTGGTTTAGTGCCCCAAGAAATTAACTTGAATATTTTCGAGACCTGCCTACAAGTTTTATTAAGCCAGGCTGGTTACTATGGAATTTCGCGAAAAAATGCCTTACCCAAAGCGGAGGAACTTCTAAAACAGCTCGGATTATGGGATAAACGCAACTCCATTGTCCGCCATTTATCTGGAGGTATGAAACGCCGTTTAATGATCGCCAGAGCCCTGGTACATCAGCCTCGAGTCCTAATTCTTGATGAACCAACCGCCGGTGTTGATATTGAAATCAGACACAGTATGTGGGAGTTTTTAACCCGTACTAATAAAGAAGGCACCACAATTATCCTGACTACTCATTACTTAGAAGAGGCAGAGCAATTATGTAAAAATATTGCCATTATTGATAAGGGGCAAATTATTAAAAACAGCTCCATGAAAGCCTTACTGCAAACATTACGCCATCAAACATTTATCTTCAATATAGAGCAGCCAATTCACAGCTTACCTGATGTGAGTCCTTTGCTCGCCACACTCATTGATTGTAATACCTTAGAAATTCGTGTTGATTCGCATGACAGCTTAAATACAGTTTTTACTATCTTATCCAAGCACGGCATCAATATTAGCAGCATGCGTAATAAAACAAATCGCTTAGAAGAACTCTTTTTGGATCTTATAAAAAATGGCCATTAA